The region TTAGTATCTGGAAAGTTCAGATGCAAGTCGTTCTCACCCAGAACGGATTACAGAAGGCTCTTTTTGGGAAATCCAGGAACCCCGAGTCTATGACAGATGATCAATGGGAGGAATTGGATGAATAAGCGCTTTCAAATATCCAACTATGTCTATCTAAGACGGTTCTTCACGAGGTTATTCATGAGACTACTGCTGCAGGCCTCTAGTTGAAATTAGAGTCACTCTACATGACGAAAAGTCTCACAAATAAAATTCATCTGAAGGAACGGTTATACACATTCTCTATGGCTGAAGGTACCCATATTCAAAATCATCTTGATGAGTTCAACTCTGTTATTCTTGACCTAGAAAATTTAGACGTTGAGGTCGAAGATGAGGATAAAGCAATATTGTTAGTGGTCTCCTTACCCTCTACGTATAAGCACTTTAAAGAAATCATGCTATATGGTGGTAATGAAACACTGAGTTATGAGGATATCAAATCTAATTTGTTATCcaaagaaaattttgattttgaggtGCGTTCTGAAGACAAAGGACAAGGTTTGTCTGCTAGAGGAAAATCCCATGATAGAGGGAATAATAGAAAGAATTTTAGGTCCAAGTCTAGATACCGTAAATTCAACAATGATAAATTTTGCAAATACTACAAGAAGACAAACCACGTAGTTGGTgattgtcataaattgaagaataaactagagagagaagaaaataacaaaatgcTACAGAAAACTGTTAAAGCAGGAGTTGTTGAAAGTGATTCCGAAGGTGATGTTTTGATGGTTGTCTCTATTGATAAGAAAGATTCTTCTAAATGGGTTTTTGATTCTAGATGTACATATCACGTGTGTCCTCATAAGGACTGGTTTTCAACATATGAGAAAGCTTGTGGTGTTGTCCTAATGGGGAATGATGTCCCATGCAACGTTGTTGGGATTGGTACCGTAAAAATTAGGGCCCATGGTGGTGTTATCAGGACTTTGACCAATGTTCGTCATGTTCCTGACTTGAAACGTAACCTTATTTATCTGGGTACTCTTGAATCTCTTGGATGTAAATATTCAAATTTGAAGGTGAAGTTCTCAAGGATTCAAAAGGTGCTATGGTCTTGATGAAAGGAACAAGACGTGGGACTCTCTATTACCTGCAGGGTTCAATTGCGACGGGGTCTATAGCAGTTTCTACTTCATTATCCGACGATGATCTCACCTGTTTATGACATATGCGTCTAGGCCATATGGGTGAGAAAGGTATGACCATTCTGAGCAAAAAAGGTCTTCCTGGTAAAACTGGTACGAGTAAACTTGACTTTTGTGATCATTGCATTTTTGGGAAACAAAAGAGAGTTAGTTTCTCCATAGCAAAACATCGCACACAGGGCATTCTTGATTATATTTATTCAAATTTATGGGTTCCCTCCAAAGTTCCTTCCCTTGGAGGAAAACTCTACATGTTGactttcattgatgatttttctcGTAAGGTCTGGGTTTATTTCCTGAGACAgaaaagtgaagtgtttcccTATTTCAGGAAATTCAAAGCCTTTGTTGAGAACTAGACTGGCCAAAAAATTAAGAAGCTCAACACTGATAATGGTTTGGAGTTCTGTCGTAATGAGTTTAATGAGTTCTGCGCAATTTATGATATTGCTAGACATAAGACTCTCGTTCATAAGCCCCAGCAGAACAGAGTTGCAGAACGTAAAAGCAGAACATTACTTGAGAGAGCTCGTTGTATGCTCTCAAATACTGGTTTAGGGCACCGCCGTGATTTTTGGGCCGAAGCCGTTTCTATGGCTTGTTACCTCGTCAATTTGTCTCCACATTCATCTATTGACTTTAAAATTCCCGAAGAAGTTTGGTCTGGTAATCCCGTTTACTACTCTATTCTTAAAGTTTTTAGATGCCTTTGTTTTTGCTCATATTAATGATGGGAAGCTAGCCCCCAGGACTGTTAAGTGCATGTTTCTTGGTTATGCTTCTGAGTGTAAAGGATATCTTTTGTGGTGTCCTAGCTCCAAGAAAATTATTCAGAGGTGGGATGTAACTTTTAATGAGCCCATTATGTTATCTTCTAGGAAAGAGTCTACTGTTTCTTCTATAGGTAATGATGATATAAAAGATGTCAGTGAGAAGGTGGAGGTAGAAGTGAGCCATGAACCTCACGAAGTTAGCCCTATTTCTTCTACAGTTCCTCAGGCTAGCGAGAAGGCTCTTGTTGATGAGCCAATTACTAGTACCACGCGCCCCGTCGAGCCACAGGTAAGGGATGATCATGTTATTCCTCATGATTGACTGAGATGAGTTATAAAGAAGCCCGCTCGATATGCTGACACTAATGATGATGGGCTTATTGCTTATGCTCTTGCAGTTACACAAGAAATTCTCGAAGGAGTTGATCCTTCTACTTACTCTGAGGCAATTTCTTGTCCTAATTCCTCAAATTGGTTAGTGGCTATGCAAGAAGAGATGGAAAGCTTGCACAAAAATAATACATGGGAGTTATGTGAGCTGCCCAAAGGCCGTCGTGCATTGACTGTAAAATGGATCTACAAACTAAAATATGGTATTCCCGAGGTTAAAGAAGCAAGATGGAAAGCTCGCTTAGTGGTTTGTGGTTTCCACCAAAAGGAAGGTATTGACTTTAGTGAAGTTTTCTCTCCTGTTGTTCGTCATACCTCCATTAGAGTGTTACTTGCTATTGTTGCTCTTTTTGACTTGGAGTTGGAGCAACTTGATGTTAAAACTGTGTTTCTTCATGAAAAGTTAGAAGAAGAAATTTATATGAAGCAACCAGAGGGTTTTGTTGTTCCTGGCAAGGAGCAATTTGTTTGTCGATTGAAAAGATCTCTTTATGGCCTTAAACAAGCTCCAAGACAGTGGTACAAAAAGTTTGATTCCTTTATGATTGGGCAAGACTACACACGTAGTAAGTATGATAATTGTGTGTATTTTCGACAGTTTTCTGGTGGTTTCTTCATTTACTTCttgttatatgttgatgatatgttgattgCTTCTAAAGACAAGTCTTTGATCAACAAGTTAAAATCTCAACTTAATTCTGAGTTTGAGATGAAGGACCTTGGTGCAATTAAGAAGATTCTTGGTATGGAGATTCACAAGGATCGAAAAGCTGGGAAGCTTTACCTGTCTCAGAGGAAGTATTTTGAGAAAGTCCTCAATAGGTTTaatatgtttgattttaaacCTATTTCTACTCCGTTTTTTGCTCATTTCAAACTGTCTGCTGAATCTTGTCCTAAGTCTGAGGAGGACATTGAGAGGATGTCTATTATCCTGTATGCTAGTGTTGTTTGTGGCCTTATATATGCTATGGTTTGCCCTAAACCTGATTTAGCTTTTGCGGTAAGCATGGTGAGTCGATACATTTATAATCCTGTAAAGGATCATTGGGATGCCGTGAAGTGGATTCTTCATTATGTGAAAGGGTCCATTGATATTGGTCTGATATTTGATAGAGCCAAGGCATCGTATTATGATGCTGTTAGGTTCGTTGATTCTGATTATGGTGGTGATCTCGATCGTAGGAGGTCTATTTCTGGTTATATTTTTTCACTGTGCTCTGGTGCTATCTCTTGGAAAGCACAGTTACAATCTATTGCAACCCTTTCTACTATTGAAGCTGAGTATATCGCTGCAACTGAAGGTGTTAAAGAAGCTACATGGTTGCGAGTTCTTCTTATTGATCTTGGTGTTCAACAAGGTACTACCATTTTATTTTCTGATAGCCAGAGTGCTATTCATCTTACCAAGGTCGATTCGCATCGCTCAAAGACCAAGCATATTAGCGTTAAATACCACTTTATCAGAGATACTATTGCTGCAGGGGAGATTGTGGTAAAGAAAGTTCACACGTCAGAGAATCCCCCAGATATGTTAACCACATTGCTTGCTATTACTAAGTTTAAGCACTGCTTAGACTTAGTTGGTGTTCTTCATGCTTAAATTTCCCTTCGGGGCTTTATGGGGTGGCGAGGGTTGATGTTGATGTATTTTGGTCCAAGGTGGAGATTGTTAGAATATGTCCCAAAAGGGTTTCACGAAATTGTCCCATTCTAACTGGGATTCGACAATTGTCCCATTCCAACTGGGATTCGATTGGCTTGTCCCATTCCAATTGGGATTTTTAACGTCTTCAACCACTATTTAAAGGAgatatcaagaaaaaggagaacaACTATCAAGACTACACACAAGACTACATTCCACACTTAGGTTAGAGAAAATTTTCATTGAGAGATTGTAATCTTTCGTTTCCTTTGATCTTATTGTGCTTCGACACCCTGTTGAGATCGCTTTGTATTCCTCACATTATAGTTGATTTCTCTGCGCTTCGCGCCCCGTGATTTTTCCCGTCTTGGGTTTTCATGTAAATCTTGTGTTCATTACATTTATTGCTTTCTTGcattattgttcttgtgttggcGCATCCTAATCGGTTCCGCTGCATCACTCGCTTAATTCTTAACAGGTCTACATAAACACCATTATGGATATTGGAAGACACGCTCTAAATCGTCTAGAGAAAGCTAGGTTAGTAAATTCTCTGCATAACTTAAATAGGAACTTAGGctgtgaaactagggttttccaACTGTCACGTGAGCATTCGAATGACCAATAATTCGAGTTGTGATTGTTGCAGATGATCTGCTTTCGCAAGGAAAAAACCTGTAAGTCTGCTTAACATTTACTACAGGTGGGGAGAGGGTGGATAACTGTGTTTGTTGATCTTTTGCTTCTTGCAATTGACAACTTATGTGGCGCCTCTCCAACAACTTGATCAGAAAACAAATGAATAAAGGTCCTATATATTTTGGAAGAAGTTATTGTCTGGTTGCAATTAGCTCACTCCTAGACACGTTTAAAACCTGTGGCTTAGACattttaactatttttattCAGAGAAATGAGTGAGAATTTTTGTTTTACATAAGATGACATTCAAGACAACCTCGACACGTTTCTACACTGAAGCTACTTGTGCTAACCAGTGGCCGAGGCAGAATTTTCATCTTgggggttcaaaaattctaaaaggtaaaTGCACGAAGAAgtcagggggttcaacatctactatttatacataataaaatatttttaactttgaaaatacactgtaatttttcgcTGAGgtggttcggatgaaccccctgGAGCTAACGTGGCTCCGCCCCTGGTGCTAACAAAGTCAAAGGTAAACTGTTCACTGAGAAAATGAAGACATCTTATGAGAAGCAACGACAGAGAAAAGGCCTAAAATAGTTCATCATTTTTGGATTTGGACTCAATCATTCATATTCTTTTACTTGGAGCACAAACAGTACACATATTTAATAAAGTGGTGCACTTTTGGTTACTCTCCAAAAATTCCGTTTTAACTTTTAACAGGGATGAAGCTGGAGTCAAGTGCTCATCACGTGACATGTTTTCCCAACCAAGCCCAGCATCCATCTTcacaaaaaaaatgatcaaCAGTCCTAATTtaccaaagaaaaagaaagaaaaaacggAGTTCTTGAGAGAAGTTGCGGAGATAAACCTTTGTTGTTATAAGTTGATTACGCAATATGGCTAAAAATGTTTTAATTGCTTGAGAATCCCACACGAAAGAAAAGACTTTATAAACACAGAATCTTAACAGATCATTAGTTAGAGTGGTTATTCATTGGCAGTAGTACTGGCTTAGAATCAGTTAATTAGGATATAGAAGAGGCCTACTTTCATGGCTCCCCCAGAGCTCAACATGAATGACTTGAGAATGATTATTACTAGTACACTGCATTGCTAAGGTGATCCTCTCTGTTAAAATTTAATAGAATTTTAGAGAGTGACCAAAAGTGCACCACTTTAGTAAACGTTGTGTACTAGTAGTGCTCCAAGTAAAAGAACATGTATAATTTTGAGTCCAAACCCAAACCTAATGGACTATGTTAGGCCTTTTCTCAGCAATGACAAGACACAAGAGACTATTCTTAACTCGTGTAGAAGTTAGGGGTGTTGCGGAAGTGAATGTGTAAAAGTTAGGGGTGTTGCGGAAGTGAACTATACATGTATTAGAACCAGCATAACTAGTCTTTGTACTATGTTTGGTAGCATTTTAGCTGCTATGTATAAAATCCAATATATCGAGTATTGTGTTCCATTACTATTTTACAATCCTACATAACTAAAACATGCAATGAATCAAGCATTACTTTATGCAGGTTAGAAAATGAAATAACTACACTCTGCATAACTAATCCTTCCATTAGTAATACATGCATGGCTCTATCCAGcgaccaaacgaccccttaatgtTATAATTTGATGCCATTAggcttttctttccaaaatataatttataataCTGAAGCAATTTGTCACCCTGAAACTAGAAAAGCAGCAACAACTCTGCATCACATCTAAAAATTCAATATGGCAAGAGTTTTGTACCATTGAAGCATTGTAATTAAAAGACAACCAGAAGAATGCGAACCACTTTGTTTCAAGCAGTCCCATATTGGACTGCTATCCAAACAAAAGAGCCATAATCTTCGCAAAGCACTTGCAAAAGAACCACATAAAAGAATTTTCTTGCATGCATAAAAGCTATACAAAAGGAATACGAAATCAACAGGTTCACGAGGTTGAAAATTCTTCGAAAGTTTAGCTATCAGACACGGCAGCAGATTTACAAAGCGGACAACTATTTTTGTGCATAAGCCACTGTTTTATGCAATGGATATGATAGAAGTGTCCACAACCTAGCTTGCCCGTTTCATCCTCAGCCTCATATTCCTCCTGCATTTAGTAAAAGCAGAAAAAAGATAGTTTTAACTGTTAGAGAAATCAACTTTTTGTTAAAACAATGTTCTGAGACTAACGAACGCAAATATCCAGCAAGTTTTACTAAGCACAACCTGACAGATGCTACACTTTTTTTCCAGTTCTGTGCGCAAATGCGATAAAGTATTCAAAAAGAAGGGCTTGGTTCTCCTGACACATTGAGTTATCTCATCTTCTTTCAATCCTGTACTCACATATCCAATTCTATCACCAAGTTCCAGCAGTTCCTGTTAGCAAAAGGTACTAATCGTTAGCACGATGATAGAGTCACAAGGACGGATAGATCCGCAAGGAAATGACTTGCCTCATATGACATGTTATCCACATTAAGTCTCCAGCTTCGGTATCGATCAAGACCCTCTGTTCTTCCTCCCATAAGACTATTCTGAAGCATCACAATCTGCAACTAGAGTCCAGTTAGTAACACTTGCGAATTATGCACACACGCCCCCAACTGTCGATGTTAACTTatcaaaaggggaaaaaagattCATTCTAGGCTACCACAGAGAATTCAATAGATAACAGTGACTGAAAGGTCCTCTAATATTACTAAATTGAAAGGTTTATATAAGGTGAATAACTGATATTATCCACAACTACATGATGCAATTACCATAGGATGGAGCTTGCTGCACGCTGTCAATAACGAACATGCTCAAGGCTTTGTTAACCTAGGATGCCACTACTGCTTTAGCAGCATTAGCCTGATCAGCAACTTTCTTTGCAAGAAAATTGTTACTCTCACGGTAGGGCACCTGAGGACAAGTCTCTACGGCTTCTCTATCAAGTCTACTCACATTATTCTCAGAAAAGAACACTATGATGGCAGGGTAAATTAACAGGAAAATAACATGCTCCATCTTATATTATCTCAAAATCATATTTTGGGATGGAAGCCACCAAACCAACAAGCATTTACCCTAGATTTACTTTGTTACTTGACTTTAGGAAGTCAGGTTAAACAGAATCAAAACTCTGATTACCAAGGTATCTCTTGGTACTACGTCTTTGTTTCTTGCAGGAGTTATTGCCTCTGCATTGTAGGCATGAAGGAGTAGAAGGCATTCATGTCAACAAAATTGAACACATTACTGACAAATTAGATCACTACAAAaagctttattttttattttttttataactaaaTGAAGGGCAACATAAAAACCATAAAGAAAGTAAGTTGGCCAGAATGGTTAGCAGTTTTGAGCTTGCTATGGAAGTTAAAAGATTCACCGAAAAATTTCACATTGTTATCAGGTTTTCCAGACATTTTAAGAGTTCAACACCACCAGGAACATCAATTACAAGGCAATGCCAATAGTTTTTAGACAGCTAAGCAAACAATATCCCATTATTAGTTGTTCTGCATAAATTGGTAAACTGTGAAGGAAGGATTGCACCAAGCTACTTCCAAGATCATCACGCAAATTAAGGTTCACTAAAACGAAAGGAATCAGATTAAGTGGTGATGCTTCATGGAAGTGCAGAAGCTAAAATGACTCTTCTACAACCAAATCTCATAATTTGAGCATTCAACATCGACAGCACTGACCAAGCATGCTCATCAGTATCAACTTAATCTTGTGATGCAAAGTGCTCGACCATTTTGTTGGACGCTAAGCATGCACCTCGTGATACTCATTAGATTATGCTTTGGCAACCCAAACTGAGGGGCATTCTCATCACAATGGCAGTTCCACTAAGCACCGAAGaccaaaaaaaacccaaaacagCCCCAAGCACTaaactgaatatgtaaagcctCAAAAAGCAAAATAATCTAAGCCTCTATACCGAACTGCTTCGGTTCAATTGTTTTCCAGTAATAATATGGGCAAAACTGTACACAAATGGCAAACAACATTTCTTACTAAagaaaatgataataataaaatataaaaggcACAAGCACATGAGAAAACATAATTTTACTAAGGCATCAGGATAACAGTAATGATTCTTcttgagaaaatgaaaaagcatCAGCAACAGAGAGAATGCTGTAATGTGTAAATTAGTCAGTAAAGCATGTATCGACAAACCTCCGTAAGTCCTTCAGGAAAACCATAGTGAGAATGGCGATGATACCTAAACCCAAACCAGTCTGCTCGGGAGTGTGGCATTTCCTCAATATCAAGAAAAGGATCGTCTTCTGGGCTCACCATTCTTCGCACAGGACATGAAGATCGCTgtggaaaaaagaaatgaaattgtgGTATATACTTCACTTTATTAACACATAAACCTTGTACTCAACATTCACCATCTATACATTCAAATTCAGATAAAATATATAAGAAGTTACTTAATATATAAGAAGTTACTTTAAAATTCACAATGAAAATAGATACAGGACAGTTCCGAAAACACGAGGCAGACAAGGACAAGAGCAGAATAGACAACCACAACTAACTTAAGAGATTTGAAGGATCATAAGCATAACGAGATGATTTCTACATGACATAACCAACACGGGCTGTAACATTGTAAATGGCTAGGTGGGGAAACAAAGGCCTAACTTCGATAGAAAAATATTATAACCACGTCTTCCTTTAAGAGACCATCTATGTAGACCTAATTTCACTGTATTAAGTAGCAGAACACCAAATAGTAGTTTGATAACTGACATTCAATTAGACTCAAGAC is a window of Lycium ferocissimum isolate CSIRO_LF1 chromosome 12, AGI_CSIRO_Lferr_CH_V1, whole genome shotgun sequence DNA encoding:
- the LOC132040029 gene encoding uncharacterized protein LOC132040029; translation: MPVITSTRNTKPRNQKQQNTPKAISETDPMYSKSTISSILLTPFSPTSKKKNKFTSLRGLGCRATSPQVSVPDTIKTSADWESKKVKNKMKKSKKNKTLNLNFVGGEGNNFSTQNSCCNNSSCLSAPDDVWCGLTADAASVDCVVSTRPLSGRARLHITPRERSSCPVRRMVSPEDDPFLDIEEMPHSRADWFGFRYHRHSHYGFPEGLTEIVMLQNSLMGGRTEGLDRYRSWRLNVDNMSYEELLELGDRIGYVSTGLKEDEITQCVRRTKPFFLNTLSHLRTELEKKCSICQEEYEAEDETGKLGCGHFYHIHCIKQWLMHKNSCPLCKSAAVSDS